A genome region from Roseofilum capinflatum BLCC-M114 includes the following:
- the psb34 gene encoding photosystem II assembly protein Psb34: protein MYTTVNPEGQLNNYANEPQMYYAQFPSQEQQQRYMFQGAIAALLVTALMLTGIAVS, encoded by the coding sequence ATGTATACAACCGTTAATCCTGAAGGACAGCTCAATAACTACGCCAACGAGCCTCAGATGTACTATGCACAATTTCCCAGTCAAGAACAACAGCAACGTTATATGTTCCAAGGGGCGATCGCTGCCCTCCTCGTCACCGCATTGATGCTCACTGGAATTGCTGTCAGCTAA